Below is a genomic region from Desulfomonilia bacterium.
TGTTTCGGGTTGAACATTTCAGACAGATCCTCCTTGAACAAACCCATCTGAACCTGCTCATCTTTCCTCGGTATCATCTGCCCTCCTGAAAATCAAAATCTGCAAGAAATCTATGCACATACTACCATTTTTATGCAGATAATAACATTTTAAAATGAGCTTTATGCCAATTATATCATGGGCTTAAGTGCTCCTTCAGGGGGGACTAAATATTCTTCTCCGGTATCCGGTTTTAATGTTTTAAATTAACCGCGTCCTATCCCGAAATATTCAAATCCCTTATCCTTGATCTCTTTAGGATCGAAGAGGTTTCTGCCGTCAAAGATTACAGGGGTCTTAAGGGTTTCTTTAATTCTGTCAAAGTCAGGGCTCTTGAACATGTTCCATTCCGTTATGATTGCCAGTCCGTCGGCCCCTTCGAGCGCATTGTATGCATCTTTCGCATAGAATATTTTATCTTCGAATATCTTTTTTGTATTTTCAATGCCCTTGGGATCAAATGCCCTTACTTTCATCCCCTTTTCAAGAAGCATTTCTATAACATACAGGGCAGGGGATTCACGGACATCATCGGTCTTCGGCTTGAAGGTAAGCCCCCAGACAGCAAGTGTTTTTTTGGATGGGTCAGGGTAGTATGAAAGTATCTTGTCTGCAAAATATTTCATCTGGCGCTGGTTTGCACGCCATGTCGCCTCCGTTATTTCAAGAACATGGTCATAACTGCGTGATGTGGCGATAAGGGCCTGAACGTCCTTGGGGAAGCAGGAGCCGCCGAATCCCGGGCCTGCCAGCAGAAATCTGGGTCCTATCCGGTCATCGGTACCCATGCCTTCCCTGACATGAGATATGTCGGCACCCATTTTATCGCAAAGTATCGAAAGCTCGTTTATGAATGACACCTTTGTTGCAAGAAAGGCGTTTGCCGCATACTTGGAGAGTTCGGCGCTCTTAATATCCATTACAAGCATGGGATTGTTTGTCGTTCTGACAAACGGAATATAAAGCTCTTTTAATATTGTCGCCGTCCTTACATTGTCGGTCCCAATCACAACACGGTCAGGCCTCATGAAATCCTGCACGGCGTTGCCTTCTTTCAGAAACTCGGGGTTTGAAACAACGTCAAACTCGACACCACTCAAACCCCTGCTGTCAAGGCTTGTCCTGATTATGTCCCTGACCTTGTCCCCGGTACCGACTGGCACGGTAGATTTGTCCACTATTATCTTATACTCGGTCATGATTTCACCTATCTGCTTTGCCACGCGCAGCACATAAGAAAGATCTGCCGAACCATCCTTATCCTGCGGGGTGCCCACGCAGATAAAGCACAAAAGGCTGCTGTTGACGCCTTCAGCGAGGTCAAGAGTGAATCTAAGCCTGCCTTCATCCCTGTTCCTTATGACCATGTCTTTAAGGCCGGGTTCATATATCGGGATTTCGCCCTTTTCCAGCAGATCTATCTTTTTCTTGTCCTCATCAACACAGATTATATCGTTTCCCATTTCGGCAAGGCAGGCGCCTGTTACGAGACCGACATATCCTGATCCGATCATGCAGATTTTCATGTTTTTCTCTCCTGCAAGGTTTGACTTGATTACCTTTTTTCTGTATCCACTTATATGGGTTTTCAAATATATTTCAAGGAGTTTAAAGTGTACTGGGACAAAAAAGCCGAAACCATGCCGAGAGCAGAACTTGAAGAGCTTCAACTGAAGAGACTGAAAGAAACAGTTAAGGCGGCATCAAATTCACCATTTTATCAGGACAAGGGCCTGTCGGATATAAAAATAAATACACTGGAAGACATTTCAAGGCTTCCATTTACCGTGAAGCAGGATTTGAGGGATTCCTACCCGTACAGAATGCTTTCCGTGCCTCTTGAGAAAGTGGTGAGACTCCATTCTTCATCGGGCACCACGGGAATTCCCACAGTCGTCTATCACAGCAAGACCGACATTGATTTATGGGCGGAGCTTGTTGCTAGGTGTATGTATATGGCAGGTGTACGCAATAAAGATGTCTTTCTGAACATGATCGGATACGGCCTTTTTACAGGGGGATTGGGTTTCCATTACGGAGCGGAAAAAATAGGCTGCCTTACAATTCCTTCGGGGCCGGGCAATACGAAGCGCCAGCTAAAATTCATGAAAGATTACGGTGTAACTGCAATTCATGTCATTCCAAGCTACGCGCTGCACCTTGCCGATACCCTTGAAAAGAATGGTGTCGATCCGAAAAAGGACTTTCCATATCTGAAATTTGCATTTGCCGGTGCGGAACCATACTCGGAAGAGACAAGAAAAAAGATCGAGGACTTTTTCGGCATAGATTGCTTCAATTCTTACGGGCTCTCTGAAATGTGCGGTCCCGGAGTCGCTTTCGAATGCCCGTATAAGAGCGGCATGCATATCTGGGAAGACTCGTTTTATGTCGAGATACTGGATCCTGTTACTCTCGAACCGGTCAAGACCGGTGAAACTGGTGAACTTGTGCTTACGCCGCTGACGCACGAGGCGATGCCTATTTTAAGATACCGTACAAAAGATCTGACAAGTATTGTTGAAGGTCAATGCGAATGCGGAAGGATACACCGCAGAATCAGTCGAATAACAGGAAGATCGGATGATATGATCATATTGAAGGGCGTCAATATCTTCCCTGTACAGATAGAAGAAGTGCTTATAGGCATCGAAGGGGTCAGGCGGAATTATCAGATTATCCTTATGAATAAAGGCCACAATGACCACATGATAGTAAAGGTTGAAGTGGATCAGGCTTTCTTTGAGGGCAACAAGGTGGTTCTGGCCTCATTAAGAAACAGGATTGTAAGGGAACTGCATGATGAGATACTGCTGACACCCGAAGTCGAACTCTGCGAACCCGACAGTCTGCCTTATAATGAAGTTGGCAAGGCGGTCCGTGTGATTGATAACAGGAGTATATAATAAATAATCTCTTCCGCCGTCCGGCAGACTGAATTTGAATATGGCTTATTGAAGGGTCCATAAGAGGCCTTTTTATTGTCTCGCCGGAGGCACACCTTAACGTTTTATCACGATTCTCTTCATTTCGACGATATTGTCGCATCAACAAAAAATATAAAAATAGGAATTGACAAATAATATTATTACCAGTATGATATAGAATATTAGAAATAAGTTAAGTTGTCATTTGTAGGCGTTGGTAATATCTGCCATTTGGATTTTTTTAATTATTTATGGGGGGGGTGCAAATGTCCAAAGGAATGACTCTGATAGAGTTCATTATCGTTTTGCTGCTGGGATCGCTGATATTGCTTTCGGTTTCAAGCTTATATATTGCCGTGGCATGGGCTTATGGTTCACAGAGATCTGACTGGATATGCATGCAGTCATTAAGAACTGCAATGCATATACTTGACAGGGATATTGAGGAATGCGCCTACCTGCTTCCCCGTGATCTGAAAGTTGTATTCAGCGGCGATAAATTGTTTATTGCCGGACTTACTGCAACTAATGATAACAAGGGTCTTTCAATAAATTCATCATATGCTCCGCCATATTATTCAACCGTATCATCAGTAAATAAAGATTCAATAGTGCTGGATACATTGGATATTGATACAGACGGTAAGCCTGATTACATTGCCGGCCAGGGAATTATAAGCGACAGCGGAGCTTATGAAATCATGAACAATTATTCAAGGGGAAACACCCCGATACCTCTTAAAGGAGGAACTCCGAAAGCCGGCGACAGGACAGTACCTGCAGTTTTGTATCAGGTTACGGGAGAGGGTCTTTACAGGAACAATCAGCTTATATCGGAAAATATCACAGGACTTTCAGTAGAACACTCAGGCGGTGAAATTAAAATAATTATGAGGGCAAGAAGAAATGAGACAGCAAAAGAGATCAGCTTTAATTACAGCCTCGGAGAATGAAGGCTGGGTTCTTGTTTATACCCTTGTCTTCCTGATTCTGATCCTGTCGATATCGGCATCGGCTTATGCGGTTGCAAGGTTCAGACTGGCAACAGGGGCAGGATTTGAACATATTCTCGAAGGTTCCGGGATTGAAGACAGCGGGTGCACAATAAATCATTACAGACTGCCCGCGCCTGAAGGATGGGACCACATGGTTTTCAAGACAGATATCATTGAAAAGAAATATGGAAGCGGAAAGAATGAATATTACTGGCAATCTGAAAAGGCAAACAATAGTTGTCACATGAAAGAAGATATAAAACTTACATGCAGCAGACCCTACATTCTCTTTCTTGTACAGGACTCTGAAAGTCTTATGCAGGCCAGTGGAAGCGACTATGATGAGAGCACGGTTTATTTTAAGAACAAGAAAGGGGAAATTTCCATTTCAGACTTCATTATTAAAGATGGAGATTATGTAAACACCGGTGATGGTACATATTTCAAGGGTTCATATGGAAACTCACACTTTAAGGCGCCTGCCTCAGATTTGAGCGGATGCTCAGGTTCAATGCCGATTTCGACGCTTTATATGCAGGTCATGCGGGAAATTGCGGGTTCAGTAAGCATTTCAGAGGCGGCTCTTGCATCGGTTACAAAAGGGATAACCGTACCCTTCGGGGAGGAAAGAGACAAACTTATCAAGATGCTGAACAAGATCAGTTTCAATGATGACAAGGCGAGACTTGCGAAATCTCTTTACGGGATTGTCGAAAAGTTTCCTGAAGAATGCGCAACAACAAGGCATATAGTTTTTTTAACCGACGGTCTGGCCAGGGATGACGGAGATATTCCGCTCTGGCTGAGAGATTATGACGGGGATCTGAATTCCGGTGATACACATATTTCAGGAGCGGGTTCTCACTGTCTTGATGATGTTAGCTGTTATTCGGCATCCAAGAATATTTTCGTGCATATACTGGGGCCTCAAACCGATTTCCTTGAAGCAGTGGTTCTCAAAGGAAAAGGCAAATATATGCCCGGTGTGAATGACCTTATTACGGAAACACCTTTTACCGGTACCATGCCGCTTGAAAGAAAAGACAAAACGGTGTTTCTTGAAAACAGGTTCGGCCGTTTAAATCCGTCATGGGTTAACAGAAATGGATCAAAATATTACAGGATCAGTTCAACCGGTGAGTTAATCCAGTCCCAGGCCTTTGATTATCCCGGACCGGCGGAATCCGTATATAACGAGGGAGATAACCTCTATGTCTCAACCTCAGGAAATTCAATAAGTCTGATAGACCTGGCATCAGGCAGTCTTATATGGTCTGTCAAGGGTCCGGGAGGCCGGATAAGAAGTACCGGTGGACATGTAGTGGCAGGACCTTCTTCCGATGGCAGCCTGTTCTGCTTTAGAAACACACCGGAGTTGGCCTGGAAATCAAATGCGGATTTGTTCGACGTTTCAGAAAATATGGTATTTCTTGCAAAAAACAATAATGTGCAAGCCTTGGAACTTTCTTCAGGCAACAAGTTGTTCAGCGTGAGCCTTGGCGAAAAGATCACAACCATCAATTATGATCCTAATGAATCACTGGTTTATGCAGGGACATCACACGGAAAAATATTCATACTGACTCCTGAACTGATTACCAGATACGTAATAGCAGCCGGGGTAACGGATGAAATCCTTGATGTCCACTCATATACATTCAGAAAATCCCTTTTCCTATGCGGCTGTACGAAGGATACGGTTTTCTGTACGAATATGCAGAAGCCTTTATGGTCACAAAAAATCGAGAACCCTGAAATTATCCGGATGCTGATAATGGATGGCAGGGTTTATTTAGTCCATTTTTCAGAAGGAAGTCCCTGTGGAGGAATAGATACCGGATATTCGTATCTGAGCATATATGAAGCGGGAACCGGAAAATTCATATCAAAAGAAATTATCTGCAGCGGAAGGTCGTTTGGCCCTCTTATAGACACAAAGAACAGGAAGCTGGTTTTCTCGAGCTATGACATGAAAATATATGAGCACGATTATTCAGGTTTGCATGGTGCTAAAACATGCTTCCTCGGTACAAGATTGCGCGGAAAGGAAATATAAACGAATTCTCAGACTGTTTTTTCGTTTATATTAATGTTGTACTTCTTGATCTTGTAATGCATTACGCGCCTTGATATGCCCAGTGTTTTTGCCGCTTCGTTCTGAACCCATCTGGACTTTTTCAAGGCGTCAATGACCATATCCTTTTCCGTCTCCTCCAGCTTGTTAAGGCTATCGTCAAACACTTCTTCAGGTTCGCAGATTCCTGAAATGAGAAGGTCGTCTCTGGTGATGATGTCGTTGCTGCACAGAACAACTGCCGATTGTACCGTGTTTTTGAGCTCCCTGACGTTTCCAGGCCAGTGATGTTTTTTCATGATCTCAAGTGCGTCCTTTGATATGCCGAGGATATGTTTGCCGGTTTTCTGGGAAAACTCATTGACAAATATCTGGACCAGACCCGGTATATCCTCAGTCCTTTCTCTTAGAGGGGGAATGTCGATATTAATGACTTTGAGTCTGTAGTAAAGATCTTCCCTGAAAGAGCCGCTTTTTACAAGCGACATCAGGTCTGCATTTGTGGCGGCGATAACCCTGATATCCGAATGTTTCTGAGTGACATCGCCTACACGGCGGAACTCTCCATACTCGATAACCCTTAGCAGCCTGTTCTGGAGTTCGGGAGATATGTTACCTATCTCGTCAAGGAACAGCGTCCCTTTGTCCGCCTCTTCGATAATTCCTGTCTTGTCTTTTATTGCGCCGGTGAAAGCACCCTTGACATAACCGAACATCTCGGATTCGATAAGCCCTGAAGGTGTCGCCCCGCAGTCCATGATTACGAAGTTTCTGGCTGCACGTTTGCTCTCGCTGTGGATAAGCCTTGCAATAAGCTCTTTGCCTGTCCCTGATTCACCTGTGATAAGCACCGTGGCATCGGTTGAACTTACCTGTTTTGCGAGGCGTACGACATGGTTCATTGAATGGCTGACCGCATATATCGGACTGTCGGACGAGAGCTCCACTTTTTTTTCCAGCGCACGAACCCTCTGTTTAAGTTCCTGTTTATCAAGAGCTCTGTTCAGTTTGGCAATAAGTTCTGCAGGGTTGAAAGGCTTGAGAATATAATCGTATGCACCCTGTTTCATTGCTTCAACCGCGCTGGAAATTGTGCCGTGGGCTGTAAGTATGATCACCTCGATGTCAGGATCCAGTTCCTTGGCCTCGTTAAGGACGGTAATACCGTCTTTCTCCGGCATCTTCATATCAGTCAGCAGCACGCAGGCATTGCCGTTTTTAATCGCTTCGAGTGCGCTGTCCGGTTTGGTAAAACCCTTCACATTATAACCCTTGGTCTCGAGACGGGTAATCAGTACCTCAACAATATTTGGTTCATCATCCAGTATGATGATTTCAGGGTTCATTTTCTAAGACCTCTTTTCCTCTCAGACTTCTCAATAATCTCTTCAAGTTTATTGAGTTTGAACTTAAGTTCTTTCTTCTCCTCTGCAAGAATCGCTATAAGTTCTTCCTTCTGAGCCAATATTCTTTCAGTTTCCTTCAATCTCTTCTCATCTTCCTTATGGGTCTTCTCCAGTTCCGCCCTGTCATTGAGGCATTTCGTATTCTTGTTCTGGAGAAAGTCGATATCCTTGTTCCTTTCGCCGATGATCTCGACAAGTGAAATGATATAGCCGGCATCGACCTTCAGATCCCTTGAAACGTCGGGGTCATTCCTGATGGCCATTAAAGCAGCCTTTGTTTCAGCTGTTGAATATTCTTCTGTTATAATCGAGTTCATAATCAAAATGATCTTTTTTCTTGCCTCGATATCAGGATGGTCAATGGGAATATCCAGTGATGCTGTCGATTTAAGCGCTTTACCTGCAGCAATACTGTCCTCGGCTGTTACTATCTCCTGCGGCAGCAGCGGAGCGCAACCGGCAAGTATCAGTTCAAGCACCGACAGGAATACTGAAATAAAACAAGCTGCCCTTTCCAACCCTGCTCTGCGCATGTATCTTTCCTCCGTGCGTCTCCACAATATGTTTGGCGATTGCAAGTCCCAGGCCGATTCCGCTGTGACCTCTGGTAGTCCTGGATTGATAAAACTTTTCAAAAATGAGAGGTATGTCTTCCTCTGGAATACCCTTTCCATGATCCTGGACTTCAATGATAAAATCATTTCCCTTGCGGCTGAGTCTTATTTCAACTCTTCCACCGTCTTCCGAATATTTGATTGCATTGTGGGTCAGATTTGTCAACACCTGCAGGATCTTATTTTTATCCACATTTGCCATACATGCTGAATCGGGATTCCTGAATATCAGGTCTATGCCTTTATTCTGAGAATAAGGCATAATTTCTGTAACGAATTCGGATATTATAATCCTTAAATCATTCGGCTGAAGGTCAAGTCTCAATAATCCGGCTTCAAGTCTGGACATGTCCAGCAGCTCATTTATTATCTGCAGCAGCCTGTTTATTCCCTGATCCATTATCGAGATAAGTCTTTTCTGCTTTCCGTCAAGTTCACCGCCAATGCCGTCCATAAGAAGGCTGGCAGCTTCCTTCATCGATGTGAGAGGTGTTTTCAGCTCATGAGAAACAATTGAGATAAATTCTGATTTCATGTCATCGAGCTCTTTCAGCCGCGTAGCCATCTTGTTGAACGATTCCGCAAGTTTGCCAAGCTCGTCTTTTGAATCAATAGGAATCCTGTATGTAA
It encodes:
- a CDS encoding UDP-glucose/GDP-mannose dehydrogenase family protein → MKICMIGSGYVGLVTGACLAEMGNDIICVDEDKKKIDLLEKGEIPIYEPGLKDMVIRNRDEGRLRFTLDLAEGVNSSLLCFICVGTPQDKDGSADLSYVLRVAKQIGEIMTEYKIIVDKSTVPVGTGDKVRDIIRTSLDSRGLSGVEFDVVSNPEFLKEGNAVQDFMRPDRVVIGTDNVRTATILKELYIPFVRTTNNPMLVMDIKSAELSKYAANAFLATKVSFINELSILCDKMGADISHVREGMGTDDRIGPRFLLAGPGFGGSCFPKDVQALIATSRSYDHVLEITEATWRANQRQMKYFADKILSYYPDPSKKTLAVWGLTFKPKTDDVRESPALYVIEMLLEKGMKVRAFDPKGIENTKKIFEDKIFYAKDAYNALEGADGLAIITEWNMFKSPDFDRIKETLKTPVIFDGRNLFDPKEIKDKGFEYFGIGRG
- a CDS encoding phenylacetate--CoA ligase — protein: MYWDKKAETMPRAELEELQLKRLKETVKAASNSPFYQDKGLSDIKINTLEDISRLPFTVKQDLRDSYPYRMLSVPLEKVVRLHSSSGTTGIPTVVYHSKTDIDLWAELVARCMYMAGVRNKDVFLNMIGYGLFTGGLGFHYGAEKIGCLTIPSGPGNTKRQLKFMKDYGVTAIHVIPSYALHLADTLEKNGVDPKKDFPYLKFAFAGAEPYSEETRKKIEDFFGIDCFNSYGLSEMCGPGVAFECPYKSGMHIWEDSFYVEILDPVTLEPVKTGETGELVLTPLTHEAMPILRYRTKDLTSIVEGQCECGRIHRRISRITGRSDDMIILKGVNIFPVQIEEVLIGIEGVRRNYQIILMNKGHNDHMIVKVEVDQAFFEGNKVVLASLRNRIVRELHDEILLTPEVELCEPDSLPYNEVGKAVRVIDNRSI
- a CDS encoding prepilin-type N-terminal cleavage/methylation domain-containing protein; its protein translation is MSKGMTLIEFIIVLLLGSLILLSVSSLYIAVAWAYGSQRSDWICMQSLRTAMHILDRDIEECAYLLPRDLKVVFSGDKLFIAGLTATNDNKGLSINSSYAPPYYSTVSSVNKDSIVLDTLDIDTDGKPDYIAGQGIISDSGAYEIMNNYSRGNTPIPLKGGTPKAGDRTVPAVLYQVTGEGLYRNNQLISENITGLSVEHSGGEIKIIMRARRNETAKEISFNYSLGE
- a CDS encoding PQQ-binding-like beta-propeller repeat protein; this encodes MRQQKRSALITASENEGWVLVYTLVFLILILSISASAYAVARFRLATGAGFEHILEGSGIEDSGCTINHYRLPAPEGWDHMVFKTDIIEKKYGSGKNEYYWQSEKANNSCHMKEDIKLTCSRPYILFLVQDSESLMQASGSDYDESTVYFKNKKGEISISDFIIKDGDYVNTGDGTYFKGSYGNSHFKAPASDLSGCSGSMPISTLYMQVMREIAGSVSISEAALASVTKGITVPFGEERDKLIKMLNKISFNDDKARLAKSLYGIVEKFPEECATTRHIVFLTDGLARDDGDIPLWLRDYDGDLNSGDTHISGAGSHCLDDVSCYSASKNIFVHILGPQTDFLEAVVLKGKGKYMPGVNDLITETPFTGTMPLERKDKTVFLENRFGRLNPSWVNRNGSKYYRISSTGELIQSQAFDYPGPAESVYNEGDNLYVSTSGNSISLIDLASGSLIWSVKGPGGRIRSTGGHVVAGPSSDGSLFCFRNTPELAWKSNADLFDVSENMVFLAKNNNVQALELSSGNKLFSVSLGEKITTINYDPNESLVYAGTSHGKIFILTPELITRYVIAAGVTDEILDVHSYTFRKSLFLCGCTKDTVFCTNMQKPLWSQKIENPEIIRMLIMDGRVYLVHFSEGSPCGGIDTGYSYLSIYEAGTGKFISKEIICSGRSFGPLIDTKNRKLVFSSYDMKIYEHDYSGLHGAKTCFLGTRLRGKEI
- a CDS encoding sigma-54 dependent transcriptional regulator; its protein translation is MNPEIIILDDEPNIVEVLITRLETKGYNVKGFTKPDSALEAIKNGNACVLLTDMKMPEKDGITVLNEAKELDPDIEVIILTAHGTISSAVEAMKQGAYDYILKPFNPAELIAKLNRALDKQELKQRVRALEKKVELSSDSPIYAVSHSMNHVVRLAKQVSSTDATVLITGESGTGKELIARLIHSESKRAARNFVIMDCGATPSGLIESEMFGYVKGAFTGAIKDKTGIIEEADKGTLFLDEIGNISPELQNRLLRVIEYGEFRRVGDVTQKHSDIRVIAATNADLMSLVKSGSFREDLYYRLKVINIDIPPLRERTEDIPGLVQIFVNEFSQKTGKHILGISKDALEIMKKHHWPGNVRELKNTVQSAVVLCSNDIITRDDLLISGICEPEEVFDDSLNKLEETEKDMVIDALKKSRWVQNEAAKTLGISRRVMHYKIKKYNININEKTV
- a CDS encoding HAMP domain-containing sensor histidine kinase, whose product is MREKLAMTFMVYLVVILGLCILLLYVSSSLGGVTAEVYSLDYKKKDTGETLNQCLINLDEASRKYILLQDPSYMGTVKENATEISNAFSYLKGSKVAYDSKEAELIKISETRWNDFIKAYYLEAQNIPSDPRLIDKMFEKNDKIIDELVETAKTVRQNAVKSIDEKIFKLKTLGEKVVTITWWSFITALALGLFIPLIIYIGISKEIGLINTGTRHISEGDFTYRIPIDSKDELGKLAESFNKMATRLKELDDMKSEFISIVSHELKTPLTSMKEAASLLMDGIGGELDGKQKRLISIMDQGINRLLQIINELLDMSRLEAGLLRLDLQPNDLRIIISEFVTEIMPYSQNKGIDLIFRNPDSACMANVDKNKILQVLTNLTHNAIKYSEDGGRVEIRLSRKGNDFIIEVQDHGKGIPEEDIPLIFEKFYQSRTTRGHSGIGLGLAIAKHIVETHGGKIHAQSRVGKGSLFYFSIPVGA